The nucleotide sequence ACCTTCGCGGCCGCGGCGACGATCTCTTCGCGGCTTCCCATGGCGGCTCCCTGAGTGCGTTCTCAGCCTGGTTAGTGAACACTCACCCTACCTGGTGAGTGTTCACTAACCGAGGAGGAGACCCATGAAGATCACCGTGCTGGGGGCGACCGGCGGCGTCGGCGGGGAGGTCGTCAAGCAGGCGCTGGACCGCGGCTGGGACGTCACGGCCGTGGTCCGCGACCCCGCCAAGCTGAAGCTGCCGGCCCGGGTCGTGGTCGCCGGGTTTCCGGACCACGAGAAGCTGGCGGCCGCCGTCGAGGGCCGCGACGCGGTGATCTCGGCGGTCGGCTCCCGCGACCGCGGGCCGACCACGGTCTGCGTGGACGGCGCCCGCGCGGCGATCGAAGCCGGGGCGAAGCGCCTGCTGGTCGTCAGCGCCAGCGGCATGCACACCGAGGGAGACGGCTTCTTCACGCGCTCGCTCGTGAAGCCGCTGCTCAACCGCGTGCTGAAACACGGCTGGGCGGACATGCTCGCGATGGAGGCGGTCGTCGAAGCGACCGATCTCGACTGGACGATCGTCCGGCCGCCGATGCTGCTGAACGGGCCGCGCACGGGCAAGGTCGCGAGCCGGCTCGACGGGAACGTCCGCACGTTCACCATCCGGCGCGCCGACGTCGCCGCGTACCTGCTCGACGCCGTGGCGGACCCCACGCTGATCAGGCGGAAGGTTTCGATCGCCCACGGCTAGCGTCGAGCCATGGTGCTCCTCGCTCAGGCTTTGTACGTCAAGCGCAAGACCCCACGGCTGCCGGGCGCGGCCGGTCCCACAGAGGGACTCGTCCCGGGGCACGGCGAGCCCTTCCGGCTGGCCGTGCTCGGGGAATCCACGGTGGACGGGGTCGGCGCGGCGGACCACGAGGAAGCGCTCACCGGCTGCCTCGCCCGCGAGCTGGCCCGCGACGGCCGGGCGGTGCGCTGGCAGGCGGTCGGCCGGACCGGCGCCAACGCCCGGGTGGTCCGCGCCGAGCTCGTTCCCGAGGTCCGCCCGGCCGACCTGGTCGTGATCGCCCTCGGCGTCAACGACACCATCGAGCTCCGGACGGCCGCGGGCTACCGCCGTGACCTCCTGCGCCTGGTGCTCGAGCTGCGCCGGCGGCTCGGCCCGGTCGACGTCCTGCTGGCCGGGGTGCCGCCGATGGCCCGCTTCCCGGCCCTGCCGCGCCCGCTGCGCGACGTCCTTTCGGCCCGCTCGACCGCTCTCGACCACGCGACCGCAACGCTCGAGAGGATCCCCGGCGTCCGGCACGTCCGGATGGATCCCGCCCTGCTCGACCCGGCCGCCTTCGCGAGCGACCGGTTCCACCCCGGGGCCGCCGGCTACGCCCGCTGGGCCGGAACGCTGGCACACGCGGTGATCAGTTAGCCGCTCTGCGTCGATTCTCAAAATAATTTGCCGGTTCGGGTATCTGGCGGTGCCCCCACTGCGTCCTGTGGAGCAGCCAAGCACGAAGGAACACGACAGGGGGTGTCGCGTTCGAGTGAACGCGGTGACCGGGAGCCGAGGGGGCTTCCGGACACCGTCGGCCGGGTGCCCTTCGGGGGAGGGGACATCCGGCGGGGCCCGTTGGGGAGCGGGTCCTTGAGGGAGGGGAGTACCGGTCGGCGCGGGTTCACCGCGTCGGCCGGTACCTCCCGCGATTGCCATTGACCGGTAGTGCACGACCGACAAAGTAAGTGACCTTGATGTATCCGAGATCCACCTGCACGCTCCTTCCCCCCGAAGGACCCGCGATACTGCCATTGCCGACTGGAAGACTCTTCCGAAGAGGGGCAGATACGGTGACCGACGTGCAAACCACAGAGGTAGATCCGCCGTGGGAGGGCCTGACCGGCGCCGAGCTGCACGCTGCGTGCATGCAGGCCGCCAGGGACGGTGACCGCCGGGCGATGGCCCGCCTCGTCGAAGAGCTGACCCCGCTCGTCTGGCACGTCGCCCGGGCCAACGGGCTC is from Amycolatopsis mediterranei and encodes:
- a CDS encoding NAD(P)-dependent oxidoreductase translates to MKITVLGATGGVGGEVVKQALDRGWDVTAVVRDPAKLKLPARVVVAGFPDHEKLAAAVEGRDAVISAVGSRDRGPTTVCVDGARAAIEAGAKRLLVVSASGMHTEGDGFFTRSLVKPLLNRVLKHGWADMLAMEAVVEATDLDWTIVRPPMLLNGPRTGKVASRLDGNVRTFTIRRADVAAYLLDAVADPTLIRRKVSIAHG
- a CDS encoding SGNH/GDSL hydrolase family protein, giving the protein MVLLAQALYVKRKTPRLPGAAGPTEGLVPGHGEPFRLAVLGESTVDGVGAADHEEALTGCLARELARDGRAVRWQAVGRTGANARVVRAELVPEVRPADLVVIALGVNDTIELRTAAGYRRDLLRLVLELRRRLGPVDVLLAGVPPMARFPALPRPLRDVLSARSTALDHATATLERIPGVRHVRMDPALLDPAAFASDRFHPGAAGYARWAGTLAHAVIS